Proteins encoded together in one Ptiloglossa arizonensis isolate GNS036 chromosome 9, iyPtiAriz1_principal, whole genome shotgun sequence window:
- the LOC143150995 gene encoding uncharacterized protein LOC143150995, whose translation MTRASWNLVLPISVLIANVTTRDQLAYDDVIEKTVTILRSCGTFDPSDALLLAGEYEELLPTLRSLPVALIAESKSTAFDLFTLTRYSYTLFKRYSFLHLLQKLKRFVVIASSQPMLRLLLQRIKDSTWSNYHGFHVLIDRRTEERGCANAYRYLATAWNYDILSAVFLCLDPDEGLVLYTYNPYSEEAPRIWRNVARFEGRAGHPWTLLKTGYRDGPRFCEGLTFDKTTDLNGYEVRLNAISFKPYLDIDPDKPGLDKFTGDNGEIAKIVFDKLNATLNVAVHDGTLFQLGGVGPHGNMVGMLADVSTGKVDMGMNVRSLYAMWKVQHTYPHGRNGLCAMTQRSGEISEVEKILSFFSPGVIVGNVAIFLLALLVLAKCEGFALASMDIIRLITCVSMRRLPRHIAYRIFFNKVFLMFLVVNALVQSHLASLLTVPVLRPNVETLKDLEDSDYEIYGSTFYPKQILDPVMRSRYHLVGYDRCQQLVLRSKRAACLDDCLHMYTGDSVPHLHRSKMIQQSVQVYATRENWPLFGRVTKVIHSLVEAGLVTMWRNLNVRKLYVAWKRKLLNYKRSFRNLEIRHIAFSFGILGIGYSCAALVFFVELLIGRYRARRLGKDPRISSKP comes from the exons ATGACGAGAGCATCGTGGAACCTCGTTCTGCCGATCTCCGTACTGATCGCGAACGTAACCACGAGGGACCAGCTCGCTTACGACGACGTGATCGAGAAAACG GTGACTATCCTTCGATCTTGCGGAACCTTCGATCCCAGCGACGCTCTCCTGCTGGCCGGTGAATACGAGGAGCTTCTACCGACTCTCCGTAGTCTACCGGTCGCTCTGATCGCCGAATCGAAATCCACCGCGTTCGATCTCTTCACGCTGACCAGATACTCGTACACGCTGTTCAAACGATACTCCTTCCTGCACCTGCTCCAAAAGCTGAAGCGTTTCGTCGTGATCGCGTCCTCGCAGCCCATGCTGCGGTTGCTCCTGCAGAGAATCAAGGACTCGACCTGGTCGAACTACCACGGCTTTCACGTTCTGATCGACAGGAGGACCGAGGAGCGAGGCTGCGCGAACGCCTACAGATACCTCGCGACCGCTTGGAACTACGACATCCTCTCCGCGGTCTTCCTCTGCCTCGATCCCGACGAAGGCCTCGTCCTCTACACCTACAATCCCTATTCCGAAGAGGCACCGCGTATCTGGAGAAACGTCGCTCGCTTCGAGGGACGAGCGGGTCATCCTTGGACGCTGTTGAAGACCGGATATCGTGATG GTCCCAGGTTCTGCGAGGGCTTGACGTTCGACAAAACGACCGATCTGAACGGGTACGAAGTCAGGTTGAACGCGATATCGTTCAAGCCTTACCTCGACATAGATCCCGATAAACCGGGCTTGGACAAGTTCACGGGCGATAACGGGGAAATCGCGAAGATAGTGTTCGACAAGCTGAACGCGACGCTGAACGTGGCCGTGCACGATGGAACCTTGTTCCAGCTGGGCGGAGTCGGGCCCCATGGGAACATGGTGGGAATGCTGGCCGACGTGAGCACCGGCAAGGTGGACATGGGCATGAACGTGAGGAGCTTGTACGCCATGTGGAAGGTCCA GCACACCTATCCTCACGGTCGAAACGGACTGTGCGCGATGACCCAGCGATCCGGAGAAATATCCGAGGTCGAGAAGATCCTGTCGTTCTTCTCGCCAGGCGTGATCGTAGGGAACGTCGCCATCTTTCTTCTGGCTCTTCTGGTGCTAGCCAAGTGCGAAGGTTTCGCGCTGGCCAGCATGGACATAATTCGCTTGATCACTTGCGTCTCCATGCGTCGTCTGCCGCGGCACATCGCCTACAGGATCTTCTTCAACAAGGTGTTCCTGATGTTCCTGGTGGTGAACGCGTTGGTTCAAAGCCATCTGGCCTCCCTGCTCACCGTGCCGGTTTTACGGCCCAACGTCGAAACTCTGAAGGATCTCGAG GACTCCGACTACGAGATATACGGCTCGACGTTCTACCCGAAACAGATTCTCGATCCGGTGATGCGATCGCGTTACCATCTGGTCGGCTACGATCGGTGCCAACAGCTCGTccttcgatcgaaacgcgccGCGTGCCTGGACGATTGCCTTCACATGTACACGGGCGACTCCGTCCCGCATCTTCATCGTTCGAAGATGATACAGCAGAGCGTGCAGGTGTACGCGACCCGTGAGAATTGGCCGTTGTTCGGTCGCGTGACGAAGGTGATACACAGCCTCGTCGAGGCGGGCCTGGTTACCATGTGGCGAAACCTCAACGTCAGGAAGCTCTACGTGGCTTGGAAGAGGAAGTTGCTCAACTACAAGAGGAGCTTCAGGAATTTGGAGATAAGGCACATTGCGTTCAGCTTCGGTATACTCGGGATCGGCTATTCTTGCGCGGCTCTTGTTTTTTTCGTCGAACTTCTGATCGGACGATATCGCGCTCGCAGGCTTGGCAAGGATCCAAGAATCTCGTCGAAACCGTGA
- the LOC143150978 gene encoding arylsulfatase B: protein MLGGRGTTVLALIVLSVGHVAETGTTNAQPHIVFILADDLGWNDVGFHGSGQIPTPNIDALAYSGLILDRYYVSPICTPSRSALMTGKHPIHTGMQHGVLKCAEPRGLPLGERLLPEYLRDLGYSNHIVGKWHLGFYTKEYTPTYRGFDTHLGFWSGHQDYFDHSAIENPLWGLDMRRGLEPAWDLHGQYTTDVFTKEAVRLIGEHNVSRPMFLYLAHAAVHSGNPYNPLPAPDHVVAKFTDIFEYDRRRFAGMLSKLDESVGRVVDALREKGMLKNSLIVFSTDNGGPAAGFNLNAASNWPLKGTKNTLWEGGVRGAGLIWYPKLTRPGRVGKQLFHATDWLPTLLTAAGGDSSKLDIDGIDLWTALTRDTDSPRTIVLHNIDDILGVSGISIGDWKLVQGTTYNGQWDGWYGPSGREWVYDVGGVIGSTSGRAVVSVGLSLSAEIVRKLRDEATVKCHRRNDTLPHCKPLEAPCLFNVRWDPCEYNNLANEFPVIANSLRKELKRLNATAVPPGNLSWDTRANPEFWDHTWTNFGDFLNELEGTRERR from the exons ATGCTCGGGGGACGAGGTACGACGGTGCTCGCGCTGATCGTTCTCTCGGTTGGGCACGTGGCCGAGACGGGGACTACCAACGCGCAACCTCACATCGTCTTCATTTTGGCCGACGATCTG GGATGGAACGACGTTGGATTCCACGGTTCCGGTCAGATTCCGACGCCCAATATCGACGCCCTCGCTTACTCGGGGCTGATTCTCGATCGATATTACGTAAGCCCGATCTGCACACCGTCGAGGAGCGCCTTGATGACCGGCAAGCATCCCATTCACACCGGAATGCAACACGGG GTCCTGAAATGCGCCGAGCCGAGAGGACTTCCTCTCGGTGAGAGACTGCTGCCGGAGTATCTCCGAGATCTCGGTTACAGCAACCACATCGTCGGTAAATGGCACCTGGGTTTCTACACGAAGGAGTACACGCCCACTTACAGAGGATTCGACACCCACCTCGGTTTTTGGAGCGGCCATCAGGACTACTTCGATCACAGCGCCATCGAAAAC CCACTTTGGGGCTTGGACATGAGACGGGGCCTGGAGCCGGCCTGGGACCTCCACGGCCAGTACACCACCGACGTTTTCACCAAAGAGGCTGTGAGACTGATCGGCGAGCACAACGTCAGTCGGCCCATGTTTCTCTACCTCGCACACGCGGCCGTGCACTCGGGGAATCCCTACAACCCGCTTCCAGCCCCGGATCACGTGGTCGCCAAGTTCACCGACATCTTCGAGTACGATCGAAGACGATTCGCTG GTATGCTGAGCAAACTGGACGAATCGGTCGGCCGCGTGGTGGACGCGTTGCGCGAGAAAGGGATGCTGAAGAACAGCCTGATCGTGTTCTCGACGGACAACGGGGGACCGGCTGCCGGTTTCAATTTGAACGCCGCGTCCAACTGGCCGTTAAAGGGCACGAAGAACACCCTCTGGGAAG GTGGCGTGAGGGGGGCCGGATTGATCTGGTATCCGAAGCTGACGCGGCCCGGAAGAGTCGGCAAGCAACTGTTTCACGCGACCGATTGGCTACCGACGTTGTTGACCGCCGCCGGTGGCGATTCGTCCAAACTGGACATCGACGGTATAGATCTCTGGACCGCCTTGACCAGGGACACCGACTCCCCGCGGACGATCGTTCTTCACAACATCGACGACATCCTCGGCGTCTCGGGAATCTCGATAGGCGATTGGAAACTGGTCCAAG GGACCACTTACAACGGACAATGGGACGGCTGGTACGGACCTTCGGGACGAGAGTGGGTCTACGACGTGGGAGGCGTGATCGGTAGCACGAGCGGTCGAGCGGTGGTCAGCGTCGGCTTGTCTCTCTCCGCGGAGATCGTTCGAAAGCTTCGGGACGAAGCCACGGTCAAGTGTCACCGAAGAAACGATACGTTGCCCCACTGCAAACCCTTGGAAGCCCCGTGTCTCTTCAACGTACGCTGGGACCCTTGCGAGTAcaacaatctcgcgaacga GTTTCCCGTAATCGCCAACTCTCTGCGTAAGGAGCTGAAACGGTTGAACGCTACCGCGGTTCCGCCCGGTAACCTCTCTTGGGACACCAGAGCGAATCCCGAGTTTTGGGACCACACCTGGACCAACTTTGGCGACTTCCTCAACGAGTTGGAGGGAACGAGGGAGCGGAGGTGA